The DNA window TGTGCGACCGTTGTGATTTTCAAAACCATGGTACTCTTGATTGCTTTCTTCATTTTTGATGGTAATATCTCCAATGAACCGATGATTATCTTGACTTAAAGTATAGTGATCAAGGATACCTAGTCCCGGAATCTTTTCGCCATCAGCACCGATATAATAGTGGCCGAGAAGTTGATAACCTCCACAAATAGCAAGCAGCGGCTTTCCGTCATTAATAAACTTGTCAATCCCCGCTTTTTTGTTTGGAAGATCTTTGGAAACGACAAGTTGTTCGTAATCTTGACCACCTCCAAAAAGAGCTAAGTCAAAATCTTGCGGATTAAAGTCGTTGTCGATACTAATGACTTTGACATCAATATCGGCATCCATCTGCTTAGCGTAGTATTGAAGGGCAATAATATTACCGACATCACTGTAAGTATTTAATAAATCGCCGTAGAGGTGGGCGAGGTGTAAGTGATATTTTGCCATTAGTCCATTCCTCCTTTAATATAGCCTTTTTCTGCTAGTTGTTTCCGCAATTGTAGAACGGCTGTATAGGTTGCTAGAATATAGACATGTTCAGTCGGCATTTCCTTGATCTTATCAATTACCTGGGTAAGGTCTGGTTCATGCCACATATCTTTTACTCCAGCCATTGTTAATCTGGTGGTAATATCTTTATAGCGTTCTCCCCCCGTCATGTATTGCGGAATTTGATGTTGGGTAAGTTTTTCAAAGTCACCGTCCCAGATCCAGCTAGTGTCAATTCCATCAGCGTAGTTAGCGTTTAGCAAGAAAGCAAAACTAAATGGCTTGTCATCCGTCTCAATCATATCTAAAACCTGATTAAGGCCAACTGGATTTTTAACTAAGATCAAAGTAACCTGTTTTCCGTCGATATTAATAACTTCTTGGCGACCAAATACTCGTTCATCTGATTCAAAAGCAT is part of the Limosilactobacillus reuteri genome and encodes:
- a CDS encoding type 1 glutamine amidotransferase → MAKYHLHLAHLYGDLLNTYSDVGNIIALQYYAKQMDADIDVKVISIDNDFNPQDFDLALFGGGQDYEQLVVSKDLPNKKAGIDKFINDGKPLLAICGGYQLLGHYYIGADGEKIPGLGILDHYTLSQDNHRFIGDITIKNEESNQEYHGFENHNGRTFLGKDERPLGKVISGNGNNGEDHTEGAIYKNTYCSYFHGPILTRNGEIAKKILLAALEHKYPDADLNSQKALKIKPTF